From Mya arenaria isolate MELC-2E11 chromosome 1, ASM2691426v1, a single genomic window includes:
- the LOC128232517 gene encoding RNA binding protein fox-1 homolog 1-like isoform X7: MEMLQLQTSSTDVSPTSTPCGTPLGGAPKYGTVIPNRIFVGGIAANTTEQELKQFFSAYGAVKDSKIIADRAGVSKGYGFITFENQEDADRIIKKEVNVESDNLVFRDRKLNIGPAIRKQQVLPRAFESPVSPGAVMFSNGVPYTYQNGMAVFASPEAGYAAAVQQAQAQAHAQSQAALMAVPQTPPIYVQPQYTYQMPLSYTNQLQSLQTSPQWATTAAAAAAATGGQWRYMTQSPTTALTATANPYMIAMQPDMMYAQFPQAYGGTELAELDGAAGVEGSILPVEEKLPVSKSTRGYATECSLGSTMGPTTVGCVSSVSAPLVSLMETFQTQNPVPVTSTAVSSATMLANLSTVPVVNTSMQNAAVTQTISSSPPAATTLTSKLMHSVCNVNVTPYKKPVASLARRPTYTTPTFLIRNGHKVQCVMVPPKTLTSTGHHALLPHPPQSDTTPASGVY, encoded by the exons TTGCAATTGCAGACGTCGTCCACAGATGTTAGCCCCACCTCCACGCCCTGTGGGACGCCACTCGGCGGCGCACCCAAGTATGGCACAGTGATACCAAACAGAATATTTGTTGGAGGCATAGCAGCTAAT ACAACAGAACAAGAGCTCAAACAGTTTTTCTCAGCATACGGGGCAGTCAAAGATTCCAAAATCATTGCCGATAGGGCAGGAGTTTCCAAGGG TTATGGTTTCATTACGTTTGAAAATCAAGAAGACGCAGACCGCATAATCAAGAAAGAGGTAAATGTAGAG TCCGACAACTTGGTGTTCCGTGACCGAAAACTAAACATCGGGCCAGCAATACGGAAACAG CAAGTTTTGCCCAGGGCATTTG AGTCGCCAGTGTCACCGGGGGCAGTGATGTTCTCCAATGGTGTACCATATACGTATCAGAATGGAATGGCAGTGTTTGCCTCTCCGGAGGCTGGCTATGCTGCAGCTGTACAGCAGGCTCAAGCTCAGGCTCATGCTCAG TCGCAGGCAGCACTGATGGCAGTACCACAGACCCCTCCCATCTATGTTCAGCCACAATACACATATCAGATGCCCCTCTCCTACACAAACCAGCTCCAG tcTTTACAGACATCACCACAGTGGGCAACAACAGCGGCGGCGGCGGCAGCAGCTACTGGCGGCCAATGGAGATACATGACTCAG AGTCCCACTACTGCACTGACAGCCACCGCCAATCCCTACATGATAGCCATGCAGCCCGACATGATGTATGCTCAATTTCCCCAAGCTTATGGTGGTACTGAGCTAGCAGAACTCGATGGTGCAGCTGGGGTTGAG GGCAGCATCTTACCAGTGGAGGAAAAATTGCCAGTCAGCAAGTCAACCCGCGGCTATGCTACTGAATGCAGCCTAGGTTCAACCATGGGGCCCACAACTGTTGGTTGTGTATCGAGTGTATCTGCCCCACTTGTCTCCCTAATGGAGACATTTCAGACTCAAAACCCTGTGCCAGTAACCAGCACTGCAGTGTCCAGTGCTACCATGCTTGCTAACCTCTCCACTGTGCCTGTAGTAAACACCAGTATGCAGAATGCTGCCGTAACACAGACTATCAGTTCCTCGCCACCTGCAGCCACCACCCTTACTTCAAAACTGATGCACTCAGTGTGTAATGTGAATGTTACTCCTTACAAGAAACCTGTTGCAAGTCTGGCAAGGAGGCCAACATACACCACTCCTACATTTCTAATCAGAAACGGTCACAAAGTTCAGTGTGTGATGGTGCCACCTAAGACCCTAACATCCACTGGTCACCATGCATTATTGCCCCACCCACCTCAATCTGATACCACTCCAGCATCTGGGGTCTACTGA
- the LOC128232517 gene encoding RNA binding protein fox-1 homolog 1-like isoform X6, whose amino-acid sequence MEMTSSTDVSPTSTPCGTPLGGAPKYGTVIPNRIFVGGIAANTTEQELKQFFSAYGAVKDSKIIADRAGVSKGYGFITFENQEDADRIIKKEVNVESDNLVFRDRKLNIGPAIRKQQVLPRAFESPVSPGAVMFSNGVPYTYQNGMAVFASPEAGYAAAVQQAQAQAHAQSQAALMAVPQTPPIYVQPQYTYQMPLSYTNQLQSLQTSPQWATTAAAAAAATGGQWRYMTQSPTTALTATANPYMIAMQPDMMYAQFPQAYGGTELAELDGAAGVEGSILPVEEKLPVSKSTRGYATECSLGSTMGPTTVGCVSSVSAPLVSLMETFQTQNPVPVTSTAVSSATMLANLSTVPVVNTSMQNAAVTQTISSSPPAATTLTSKLMHSVCNVNVTPYKKPVASLARRPTYTTPTFLIRNGHKVQCVMVPPKTLTSTGHHALLPHPPQSDTTPASGVY is encoded by the exons ACGTCGTCCACAGATGTTAGCCCCACCTCCACGCCCTGTGGGACGCCACTCGGCGGCGCACCCAAGTATGGCACAGTGATACCAAACAGAATATTTGTTGGAGGCATAGCAGCTAAT ACAACAGAACAAGAGCTCAAACAGTTTTTCTCAGCATACGGGGCAGTCAAAGATTCCAAAATCATTGCCGATAGGGCAGGAGTTTCCAAGGG TTATGGTTTCATTACGTTTGAAAATCAAGAAGACGCAGACCGCATAATCAAGAAAGAGGTAAATGTAGAG TCCGACAACTTGGTGTTCCGTGACCGAAAACTAAACATCGGGCCAGCAATACGGAAACAG CAAGTTTTGCCCAGGGCATTTG AGTCGCCAGTGTCACCGGGGGCAGTGATGTTCTCCAATGGTGTACCATATACGTATCAGAATGGAATGGCAGTGTTTGCCTCTCCGGAGGCTGGCTATGCTGCAGCTGTACAGCAGGCTCAAGCTCAGGCTCATGCTCAG TCGCAGGCAGCACTGATGGCAGTACCACAGACCCCTCCCATCTATGTTCAGCCACAATACACATATCAGATGCCCCTCTCCTACACAAACCAGCTCCAG tcTTTACAGACATCACCACAGTGGGCAACAACAGCGGCGGCGGCGGCAGCAGCTACTGGCGGCCAATGGAGATACATGACTCAG AGTCCCACTACTGCACTGACAGCCACCGCCAATCCCTACATGATAGCCATGCAGCCCGACATGATGTATGCTCAATTTCCCCAAGCTTATGGTGGTACTGAGCTAGCAGAACTCGATGGTGCAGCTGGGGTTGAG GGCAGCATCTTACCAGTGGAGGAAAAATTGCCAGTCAGCAAGTCAACCCGCGGCTATGCTACTGAATGCAGCCTAGGTTCAACCATGGGGCCCACAACTGTTGGTTGTGTATCGAGTGTATCTGCCCCACTTGTCTCCCTAATGGAGACATTTCAGACTCAAAACCCTGTGCCAGTAACCAGCACTGCAGTGTCCAGTGCTACCATGCTTGCTAACCTCTCCACTGTGCCTGTAGTAAACACCAGTATGCAGAATGCTGCCGTAACACAGACTATCAGTTCCTCGCCACCTGCAGCCACCACCCTTACTTCAAAACTGATGCACTCAGTGTGTAATGTGAATGTTACTCCTTACAAGAAACCTGTTGCAAGTCTGGCAAGGAGGCCAACATACACCACTCCTACATTTCTAATCAGAAACGGTCACAAAGTTCAGTGTGTGATGGTGCCACCTAAGACCCTAACATCCACTGGTCACCATGCATTATTGCCCCACCCACCTCAATCTGATACCACTCCAGCATCTGGGGTCTACTGA
- the LOC128232517 gene encoding RNA binding protein fox-1 homolog 1-like isoform X1, which produces MICCLAAEDGTLKLTSSTDVSPTSTPCGTPLGGAPKYGTVIPNRIFVGGIAANTTEQELKQFFSAYGAVKDSKIIADRAGVSKGYGFITFENQEDADRIIKKEVNVESDNLVFRDRKLNIGPAIRKQQVLPRAFESPVSPGAVMFSNGVPYTYQNGMAVFASPEAGYAAAVQQAQAQAHAQSQAALMAVPQTPPIYVQPQYTYQMPLSYTNQLQSLQTSPQWATTAAAAAAATGGQWRYMTQSPTTALTATANPYMIAMQPDMMYAQFPQAYGGTELAELDGAAGVEGSILPVEEKLPVSKSTRGYATECSLGSTMGPTTVGCVSSVSAPLVSLMETFQTQNPVPVTSTAVSSATMLANLSTVPVVNTSMQNAAVTQTISSSPPAATTLTSKLMHSVCNVNVTPYKKPVASLARRPTYTTPTFLIRNGHKVQCVMVPPKTLTSTGHHALLPHPPQSDTTPASGVY; this is translated from the exons CCTGGCTGCCGAGGATGGCACACTCAAACTG ACGTCGTCCACAGATGTTAGCCCCACCTCCACGCCCTGTGGGACGCCACTCGGCGGCGCACCCAAGTATGGCACAGTGATACCAAACAGAATATTTGTTGGAGGCATAGCAGCTAAT ACAACAGAACAAGAGCTCAAACAGTTTTTCTCAGCATACGGGGCAGTCAAAGATTCCAAAATCATTGCCGATAGGGCAGGAGTTTCCAAGGG TTATGGTTTCATTACGTTTGAAAATCAAGAAGACGCAGACCGCATAATCAAGAAAGAGGTAAATGTAGAG TCCGACAACTTGGTGTTCCGTGACCGAAAACTAAACATCGGGCCAGCAATACGGAAACAG CAAGTTTTGCCCAGGGCATTTG AGTCGCCAGTGTCACCGGGGGCAGTGATGTTCTCCAATGGTGTACCATATACGTATCAGAATGGAATGGCAGTGTTTGCCTCTCCGGAGGCTGGCTATGCTGCAGCTGTACAGCAGGCTCAAGCTCAGGCTCATGCTCAG TCGCAGGCAGCACTGATGGCAGTACCACAGACCCCTCCCATCTATGTTCAGCCACAATACACATATCAGATGCCCCTCTCCTACACAAACCAGCTCCAG tcTTTACAGACATCACCACAGTGGGCAACAACAGCGGCGGCGGCGGCAGCAGCTACTGGCGGCCAATGGAGATACATGACTCAG AGTCCCACTACTGCACTGACAGCCACCGCCAATCCCTACATGATAGCCATGCAGCCCGACATGATGTATGCTCAATTTCCCCAAGCTTATGGTGGTACTGAGCTAGCAGAACTCGATGGTGCAGCTGGGGTTGAG GGCAGCATCTTACCAGTGGAGGAAAAATTGCCAGTCAGCAAGTCAACCCGCGGCTATGCTACTGAATGCAGCCTAGGTTCAACCATGGGGCCCACAACTGTTGGTTGTGTATCGAGTGTATCTGCCCCACTTGTCTCCCTAATGGAGACATTTCAGACTCAAAACCCTGTGCCAGTAACCAGCACTGCAGTGTCCAGTGCTACCATGCTTGCTAACCTCTCCACTGTGCCTGTAGTAAACACCAGTATGCAGAATGCTGCCGTAACACAGACTATCAGTTCCTCGCCACCTGCAGCCACCACCCTTACTTCAAAACTGATGCACTCAGTGTGTAATGTGAATGTTACTCCTTACAAGAAACCTGTTGCAAGTCTGGCAAGGAGGCCAACATACACCACTCCTACATTTCTAATCAGAAACGGTCACAAAGTTCAGTGTGTGATGGTGCCACCTAAGACCCTAACATCCACTGGTCACCATGCATTATTGCCCCACCCACCTCAATCTGATACCACTCCAGCATCTGGGGTCTACTGA
- the LOC128232517 gene encoding RNA binding protein fox-1 homolog 1-like isoform X5, translated as MSLEYQCFSTSSTDVSPTSTPCGTPLGGAPKYGTVIPNRIFVGGIAANTTEQELKQFFSAYGAVKDSKIIADRAGVSKGYGFITFENQEDADRIIKKEVNVESDNLVFRDRKLNIGPAIRKQQVLPRAFESPVSPGAVMFSNGVPYTYQNGMAVFASPEAGYAAAVQQAQAQAHAQSQAALMAVPQTPPIYVQPQYTYQMPLSYTNQLQSLQTSPQWATTAAAAAAATGGQWRYMTQSPTTALTATANPYMIAMQPDMMYAQFPQAYGGTELAELDGAAGVEGSILPVEEKLPVSKSTRGYATECSLGSTMGPTTVGCVSSVSAPLVSLMETFQTQNPVPVTSTAVSSATMLANLSTVPVVNTSMQNAAVTQTISSSPPAATTLTSKLMHSVCNVNVTPYKKPVASLARRPTYTTPTFLIRNGHKVQCVMVPPKTLTSTGHHALLPHPPQSDTTPASGVY; from the exons ACGTCGTCCACAGATGTTAGCCCCACCTCCACGCCCTGTGGGACGCCACTCGGCGGCGCACCCAAGTATGGCACAGTGATACCAAACAGAATATTTGTTGGAGGCATAGCAGCTAAT ACAACAGAACAAGAGCTCAAACAGTTTTTCTCAGCATACGGGGCAGTCAAAGATTCCAAAATCATTGCCGATAGGGCAGGAGTTTCCAAGGG TTATGGTTTCATTACGTTTGAAAATCAAGAAGACGCAGACCGCATAATCAAGAAAGAGGTAAATGTAGAG TCCGACAACTTGGTGTTCCGTGACCGAAAACTAAACATCGGGCCAGCAATACGGAAACAG CAAGTTTTGCCCAGGGCATTTG AGTCGCCAGTGTCACCGGGGGCAGTGATGTTCTCCAATGGTGTACCATATACGTATCAGAATGGAATGGCAGTGTTTGCCTCTCCGGAGGCTGGCTATGCTGCAGCTGTACAGCAGGCTCAAGCTCAGGCTCATGCTCAG TCGCAGGCAGCACTGATGGCAGTACCACAGACCCCTCCCATCTATGTTCAGCCACAATACACATATCAGATGCCCCTCTCCTACACAAACCAGCTCCAG tcTTTACAGACATCACCACAGTGGGCAACAACAGCGGCGGCGGCGGCAGCAGCTACTGGCGGCCAATGGAGATACATGACTCAG AGTCCCACTACTGCACTGACAGCCACCGCCAATCCCTACATGATAGCCATGCAGCCCGACATGATGTATGCTCAATTTCCCCAAGCTTATGGTGGTACTGAGCTAGCAGAACTCGATGGTGCAGCTGGGGTTGAG GGCAGCATCTTACCAGTGGAGGAAAAATTGCCAGTCAGCAAGTCAACCCGCGGCTATGCTACTGAATGCAGCCTAGGTTCAACCATGGGGCCCACAACTGTTGGTTGTGTATCGAGTGTATCTGCCCCACTTGTCTCCCTAATGGAGACATTTCAGACTCAAAACCCTGTGCCAGTAACCAGCACTGCAGTGTCCAGTGCTACCATGCTTGCTAACCTCTCCACTGTGCCTGTAGTAAACACCAGTATGCAGAATGCTGCCGTAACACAGACTATCAGTTCCTCGCCACCTGCAGCCACCACCCTTACTTCAAAACTGATGCACTCAGTGTGTAATGTGAATGTTACTCCTTACAAGAAACCTGTTGCAAGTCTGGCAAGGAGGCCAACATACACCACTCCTACATTTCTAATCAGAAACGGTCACAAAGTTCAGTGTGTGATGGTGCCACCTAAGACCCTAACATCCACTGGTCACCATGCATTATTGCCCCACCCACCTCAATCTGATACCACTCCAGCATCTGGGGTCTACTGA
- the LOC128232517 gene encoding RNA binding protein fox-1 homolog 1-like isoform X4 has translation MICCLAAEDGTLKLTSSTDVSPTSTPCGTPLGGAPKYGTVIPNRIFVGGIAANTTEQELKQFFSAYGAVKDSKIIADRAGVSKGYGFITFENQEDADRIIKKESDNLVFRDRKLNIGPAIRKQQVLPRAFESPVSPGAVMFSNGVPYTYQNGMAVFASPEAGYAAAVQQAQAQAHAQSQAALMAVPQTPPIYVQPQYTYQMPLSYTNQLQSLQTSPQWATTAAAAAAATGGQWRYMTQSPTTALTATANPYMIAMQPDMMYAQFPQAYGGTELAELDGAAGVEGSILPVEEKLPVSKSTRGYATECSLGSTMGPTTVGCVSSVSAPLVSLMETFQTQNPVPVTSTAVSSATMLANLSTVPVVNTSMQNAAVTQTISSSPPAATTLTSKLMHSVCNVNVTPYKKPVASLARRPTYTTPTFLIRNGHKVQCVMVPPKTLTSTGHHALLPHPPQSDTTPASGVY, from the exons CCTGGCTGCCGAGGATGGCACACTCAAACTG ACGTCGTCCACAGATGTTAGCCCCACCTCCACGCCCTGTGGGACGCCACTCGGCGGCGCACCCAAGTATGGCACAGTGATACCAAACAGAATATTTGTTGGAGGCATAGCAGCTAAT ACAACAGAACAAGAGCTCAAACAGTTTTTCTCAGCATACGGGGCAGTCAAAGATTCCAAAATCATTGCCGATAGGGCAGGAGTTTCCAAGGG TTATGGTTTCATTACGTTTGAAAATCAAGAAGACGCAGACCGCATAATCAAGAAAGAG TCCGACAACTTGGTGTTCCGTGACCGAAAACTAAACATCGGGCCAGCAATACGGAAACAG CAAGTTTTGCCCAGGGCATTTG AGTCGCCAGTGTCACCGGGGGCAGTGATGTTCTCCAATGGTGTACCATATACGTATCAGAATGGAATGGCAGTGTTTGCCTCTCCGGAGGCTGGCTATGCTGCAGCTGTACAGCAGGCTCAAGCTCAGGCTCATGCTCAG TCGCAGGCAGCACTGATGGCAGTACCACAGACCCCTCCCATCTATGTTCAGCCACAATACACATATCAGATGCCCCTCTCCTACACAAACCAGCTCCAG tcTTTACAGACATCACCACAGTGGGCAACAACAGCGGCGGCGGCGGCAGCAGCTACTGGCGGCCAATGGAGATACATGACTCAG AGTCCCACTACTGCACTGACAGCCACCGCCAATCCCTACATGATAGCCATGCAGCCCGACATGATGTATGCTCAATTTCCCCAAGCTTATGGTGGTACTGAGCTAGCAGAACTCGATGGTGCAGCTGGGGTTGAG GGCAGCATCTTACCAGTGGAGGAAAAATTGCCAGTCAGCAAGTCAACCCGCGGCTATGCTACTGAATGCAGCCTAGGTTCAACCATGGGGCCCACAACTGTTGGTTGTGTATCGAGTGTATCTGCCCCACTTGTCTCCCTAATGGAGACATTTCAGACTCAAAACCCTGTGCCAGTAACCAGCACTGCAGTGTCCAGTGCTACCATGCTTGCTAACCTCTCCACTGTGCCTGTAGTAAACACCAGTATGCAGAATGCTGCCGTAACACAGACTATCAGTTCCTCGCCACCTGCAGCCACCACCCTTACTTCAAAACTGATGCACTCAGTGTGTAATGTGAATGTTACTCCTTACAAGAAACCTGTTGCAAGTCTGGCAAGGAGGCCAACATACACCACTCCTACATTTCTAATCAGAAACGGTCACAAAGTTCAGTGTGTGATGGTGCCACCTAAGACCCTAACATCCACTGGTCACCATGCATTATTGCCCCACCCACCTCAATCTGATACCACTCCAGCATCTGGGGTCTACTGA
- the LOC128232517 gene encoding mucin-5AC-like isoform X3 — MICCLAAEDGTLKLTSSTDVSPTSTPCGTPLGGAPKYGTVIPNRIFVGGIAANTTEQELKQFFSAYGAVKDSKIIADRAGVSKGYGFITFENQEDADRIIKKEVNVESDNLVFRDRKLNIGPAIRKQQVLPRAFESPVSPGAVMFSNGVPYTYQNGMAVFASPEAGYAAAVQQAQAQAHAQSQAALMAVPQTPPIYVQPQYTYQMPLSYTNQLQTSPQWATTAAAAAAATGGQWRYMTQSPTTALTATANPYMIAMQPDMMYAQFPQAYGGTELAELDGAAGVEGSILPVEEKLPVSKSTRGYATECSLGSTMGPTTVGCVSSVSAPLVSLMETFQTQNPVPVTSTAVSSATMLANLSTVPVVNTSMQNAAVTQTISSSPPAATTLTSKLMHSVCNVNVTPYKKPVASLARRPTYTTPTFLIRNGHKVQCVMVPPKTLTSTGHHALLPHPPQSDTTPASGVY; from the exons CCTGGCTGCCGAGGATGGCACACTCAAACTG ACGTCGTCCACAGATGTTAGCCCCACCTCCACGCCCTGTGGGACGCCACTCGGCGGCGCACCCAAGTATGGCACAGTGATACCAAACAGAATATTTGTTGGAGGCATAGCAGCTAAT ACAACAGAACAAGAGCTCAAACAGTTTTTCTCAGCATACGGGGCAGTCAAAGATTCCAAAATCATTGCCGATAGGGCAGGAGTTTCCAAGGG TTATGGTTTCATTACGTTTGAAAATCAAGAAGACGCAGACCGCATAATCAAGAAAGAGGTAAATGTAGAG TCCGACAACTTGGTGTTCCGTGACCGAAAACTAAACATCGGGCCAGCAATACGGAAACAG CAAGTTTTGCCCAGGGCATTTG AGTCGCCAGTGTCACCGGGGGCAGTGATGTTCTCCAATGGTGTACCATATACGTATCAGAATGGAATGGCAGTGTTTGCCTCTCCGGAGGCTGGCTATGCTGCAGCTGTACAGCAGGCTCAAGCTCAGGCTCATGCTCAG TCGCAGGCAGCACTGATGGCAGTACCACAGACCCCTCCCATCTATGTTCAGCCACAATACACATATCAGATGCCCCTCTCCTACACAAACCAGCTCCAG ACATCACCACAGTGGGCAACAACAGCGGCGGCGGCGGCAGCAGCTACTGGCGGCCAATGGAGATACATGACTCAG AGTCCCACTACTGCACTGACAGCCACCGCCAATCCCTACATGATAGCCATGCAGCCCGACATGATGTATGCTCAATTTCCCCAAGCTTATGGTGGTACTGAGCTAGCAGAACTCGATGGTGCAGCTGGGGTTGAG GGCAGCATCTTACCAGTGGAGGAAAAATTGCCAGTCAGCAAGTCAACCCGCGGCTATGCTACTGAATGCAGCCTAGGTTCAACCATGGGGCCCACAACTGTTGGTTGTGTATCGAGTGTATCTGCCCCACTTGTCTCCCTAATGGAGACATTTCAGACTCAAAACCCTGTGCCAGTAACCAGCACTGCAGTGTCCAGTGCTACCATGCTTGCTAACCTCTCCACTGTGCCTGTAGTAAACACCAGTATGCAGAATGCTGCCGTAACACAGACTATCAGTTCCTCGCCACCTGCAGCCACCACCCTTACTTCAAAACTGATGCACTCAGTGTGTAATGTGAATGTTACTCCTTACAAGAAACCTGTTGCAAGTCTGGCAAGGAGGCCAACATACACCACTCCTACATTTCTAATCAGAAACGGTCACAAAGTTCAGTGTGTGATGGTGCCACCTAAGACCCTAACATCCACTGGTCACCATGCATTATTGCCCCACCCACCTCAATCTGATACCACTCCAGCATCTGGGGTCTACTGA
- the LOC128232517 gene encoding RNA binding protein fox-1 homolog 1-like isoform X2 translates to MSLEYQCFSLQLQTSSTDVSPTSTPCGTPLGGAPKYGTVIPNRIFVGGIAANTTEQELKQFFSAYGAVKDSKIIADRAGVSKGYGFITFENQEDADRIIKKEVNVESDNLVFRDRKLNIGPAIRKQQVLPRAFESPVSPGAVMFSNGVPYTYQNGMAVFASPEAGYAAAVQQAQAQAHAQSQAALMAVPQTPPIYVQPQYTYQMPLSYTNQLQSLQTSPQWATTAAAAAAATGGQWRYMTQSPTTALTATANPYMIAMQPDMMYAQFPQAYGGTELAELDGAAGVEGSILPVEEKLPVSKSTRGYATECSLGSTMGPTTVGCVSSVSAPLVSLMETFQTQNPVPVTSTAVSSATMLANLSTVPVVNTSMQNAAVTQTISSSPPAATTLTSKLMHSVCNVNVTPYKKPVASLARRPTYTTPTFLIRNGHKVQCVMVPPKTLTSTGHHALLPHPPQSDTTPASGVY, encoded by the exons TTGCAATTGCAGACGTCGTCCACAGATGTTAGCCCCACCTCCACGCCCTGTGGGACGCCACTCGGCGGCGCACCCAAGTATGGCACAGTGATACCAAACAGAATATTTGTTGGAGGCATAGCAGCTAAT ACAACAGAACAAGAGCTCAAACAGTTTTTCTCAGCATACGGGGCAGTCAAAGATTCCAAAATCATTGCCGATAGGGCAGGAGTTTCCAAGGG TTATGGTTTCATTACGTTTGAAAATCAAGAAGACGCAGACCGCATAATCAAGAAAGAGGTAAATGTAGAG TCCGACAACTTGGTGTTCCGTGACCGAAAACTAAACATCGGGCCAGCAATACGGAAACAG CAAGTTTTGCCCAGGGCATTTG AGTCGCCAGTGTCACCGGGGGCAGTGATGTTCTCCAATGGTGTACCATATACGTATCAGAATGGAATGGCAGTGTTTGCCTCTCCGGAGGCTGGCTATGCTGCAGCTGTACAGCAGGCTCAAGCTCAGGCTCATGCTCAG TCGCAGGCAGCACTGATGGCAGTACCACAGACCCCTCCCATCTATGTTCAGCCACAATACACATATCAGATGCCCCTCTCCTACACAAACCAGCTCCAG tcTTTACAGACATCACCACAGTGGGCAACAACAGCGGCGGCGGCGGCAGCAGCTACTGGCGGCCAATGGAGATACATGACTCAG AGTCCCACTACTGCACTGACAGCCACCGCCAATCCCTACATGATAGCCATGCAGCCCGACATGATGTATGCTCAATTTCCCCAAGCTTATGGTGGTACTGAGCTAGCAGAACTCGATGGTGCAGCTGGGGTTGAG GGCAGCATCTTACCAGTGGAGGAAAAATTGCCAGTCAGCAAGTCAACCCGCGGCTATGCTACTGAATGCAGCCTAGGTTCAACCATGGGGCCCACAACTGTTGGTTGTGTATCGAGTGTATCTGCCCCACTTGTCTCCCTAATGGAGACATTTCAGACTCAAAACCCTGTGCCAGTAACCAGCACTGCAGTGTCCAGTGCTACCATGCTTGCTAACCTCTCCACTGTGCCTGTAGTAAACACCAGTATGCAGAATGCTGCCGTAACACAGACTATCAGTTCCTCGCCACCTGCAGCCACCACCCTTACTTCAAAACTGATGCACTCAGTGTGTAATGTGAATGTTACTCCTTACAAGAAACCTGTTGCAAGTCTGGCAAGGAGGCCAACATACACCACTCCTACATTTCTAATCAGAAACGGTCACAAAGTTCAGTGTGTGATGGTGCCACCTAAGACCCTAACATCCACTGGTCACCATGCATTATTGCCCCACCCACCTCAATCTGATACCACTCCAGCATCTGGGGTCTACTGA